A part of Cannabis sativa cultivar Pink pepper isolate KNU-18-1 chromosome 6, ASM2916894v1, whole genome shotgun sequence genomic DNA contains:
- the LOC133039198 gene encoding receptor-like serine/threonine-protein kinase SD1-8, whose translation MRAFNSKAFSFLLIFSPLSCLSNASNTLRTGETLYNYETLVSSNGVFELGFFSSGDSGNEYVGIWFINDKDKKAVWVANREDPLPASSGSLSITNGNLVIYNNRTSDKTILNSDAPATTNNTIAKLLDSGNFVLIQGEKMIWQSFEHPTDTFLPGMKLGLFNIGASQPRVQFLLSWLNPGDPGKGSFSLGFDRENKTQFNIWWGESVYQEIGFWDGKNFRLFFESSSNNHNFSYVSEEKETYVTFSNKESIVFSWFVMAYHGVINEYKMEDQRISMVNYSLCDGTAVKNSSGCLIIPLVCENGDDFSEITGLMPTSIITRRATAIGINGCELLCRSNCSCVAYAYSSSDRYGCELYYGSKLDLLKMTGKGNRAILLRGHRKSSKLFHFYYEIRRFELITILFHVVNCNDL comes from the coding sequence ATGAGAGCTTTCAACTCCAAAGCCTTTTCTTTTCTCCTCATATTTTCTCCCCTTTCTTGTTTATCAAATGCATCAAATACCCTTAGAACAGGTGAAACTTTGTATAATTATGAAACCTTGGTTTCTTCTAATGGGGTGTTTGAGTTGGGATTCTTCAGTTCTGGTGATTCAGGCAATGAGTATGTAGGAATTTGGTTCATAAATGACAAGGACAAGAAGGCAGTTTGGGTTGCGAACAGAGAAGATCCTCTCCCAGCTTCCTCAGGATCTCTTAGCATTACTAATGGAAACTTGGTTATATATAACAACAGAACATCAGATAAGACCATTCTCAACAGTGATGCACCTGCAACTACTAATAATACAATTGCTAAACTTCTTGACTCGGGAAATTTTGTCTTGATCCAAGGCGAAAAGATGATATGGCAGAGTTTTGAACATCCAACAGATACATTTCTACCTGGAATGAAGTTGGGATTGTTTAACATTGGAGCGAGTCAGCCGAGGGTCCAGTTTCTTTTGTCATGGCTTAATCCTGGTGATCCAGGAAAAGGCTCATTCTCTTTAGGCTTTGACAGAGAAAACAAGACTCAGTTCAACATCTGGTGGGGTGAAAGTGTTTATCAAGAGATTGGCTTTTGGGATGGGAAAAACTTCAGATTATTCTTCGAAAGCTCATCAAATAATCATAACTTTAGTTATGTATCAGAAGAGAAGGAGACTTATGTTACTTTTAGTAACAAAGAAAGCATTGTGTTCTCATGGTTTGTGATGGCATATCATGGGGTTATCAATGAGTACAAAATGGAAGATCAGCGAATTTCAATGGTCAATTATTCGCTTTGTGATGGCACGGCAGTGAAGAATTCTAGTGGTTGTTTGATCATTCCATTAGTTTGTGAAAATGGTGATGATTTCTCTGAGATAACAGGACTAATGCCGACTTCAATAATCACTCGAAGGGCTACTGCTATTGGTATAAATGGCTGTGAGTTGCTGTGCAGGAGCAATTGTTCATGTGTTGCATATGCTTACTCAAGTAGTGATAGATATGGATGTGAACTATATTATGGAAGTAAGTTGGATCTTCTGAAAATGACAGGGAAGGGAAACCGAGCTATTCTTTTGCGTGGACATCGAAAATCTAGTAAGCTTTTTCACTTCTACTATGAAATCAGAAGATTTGAACTTATAACCATATTGTTTCATGTGGTTAACTGTAATGATCTTTAG
- the LOC115695158 gene encoding G-type lectin S-receptor-like serine/threonine-protein kinase At1g11330: MKGNMRLLLSQFTNENDIKSNGIGFNKRKNQGMLPLRFSYVVAATDNFSAANKLGEGGFGPVHKGKLFGQDIAVKRLSKNSGQGLMEFRNEVMLISSLQHRNLVKLLGFCIHRDERILIYEYMPNKSLDSIIFDRTKRLLLDWRTRKNIIEGIAQGLLYLHKYSRLRIIHRDLKTSNILLDNYMNPKISDFGLARAIFENDHIDKTKKIAGTYGYLSPEYALHGLFSTKSDVFSFGVILFEIISGRKNSTFTESDCSNLLGHAWNLWNAGRCIELMDLKMAGTCPLTDLMIYIQVGLLCVQELAEDRPSISDVISMLSNEGASLPMPKQPAFSTHLMTDGQTPSR, translated from the exons ATGAAAGGCAATATGAGATTGTTACTGTCACAGTTTACTAATGAAAACGATATAAAATCAAATGGTATTGGATTCAATAAGAGAAAGAATCAAGGCATGCTCCCGCTTAGATTTTCTTATGTAGTGGCTGCTACTGACAATTTCTCTGCTGCAAATAAACTCGGAGAAGGTGGTTTTGGACCAGTTCATAAG GGCAAGTTATTTGGACAAGACATAGCAGTAAAAAGGCTTTCGAAGAATTCTGGACAAGGACTAATGGAGTTCAGGAATGAGGTGATGTTAATTTCTAGCCTCCAACATAGGAATCTTGTTAAGCTTTTGGGATTTTGCATCCATCGAGATGAAAGGATCTTAATCTACGAGTACATGCCTAACAAAAGCTTGGATTCCATCATTTTCG ATCGAACTAAAAGACTACTTCTTGATTGGCGAACACGCAAGAACATCATTGAAGGGATAGCTCAGGGGCTTCTCTACCTTCACAAGTACTCAAGACTAAGAATCATTCATAGAGACCTCAAAACTAGCAACATTTTATTGGACAACTATATGAACCCCAAGATATCTGATTTTGGTCTAGCAAGAGCAATTTTTGAGAATGATCATATAGATAAAACAAAGAAGATTGCTGGAACATA TGGCTATTTGTCACCTGAGTATGCATTGCATGGACTTTTCTCAACAAAATCAGATGTGTTCAGCTTTGGAGTCATCTTGTTTGAAATCATTAGTGGAAGGAAGAACTCCACCTTTACTGAGTCAGATTGCTCCAACTTACTAGGACAT GCGTGGAATCTGTGGAATGCTGGGAGGTGCATAGAGTTAATGGATCTAAAAATGGCTGGTACCTGTCCACTGACTGATCTTATGATTTACATTCAAGTGGGTCTACTATGTGTCCAAGAATTAGCTGAAGATAGACCAAGCATATCAGATGTTATTTCAATGTTGAGCAATGAAGGGGCCAGTCTACCAATGCCTAAACAGCCTGCATTTTCTACCCACTTAATGACAGATGGTCAAACTCCATCAAGATGA